A stretch of Ipomoea triloba cultivar NCNSP0323 chromosome 13, ASM357664v1 DNA encodes these proteins:
- the LOC116001500 gene encoding probable carboxylesterase 6: MRRRKMPSITVDPSLGLQISKQHRIEEEIPGLIKVYRDGHVERPQIVPNVSCSLPPEFGVTCTDVKIDKSTNIWARCYVPRCDYNKVPLLVYFHGGGFCVGSASWSCYHEFLAKLSRKANCVVFSVNYRLAPENPLPAAYDDGVKAVMWLRQHAAAAAKEYNYCWSNKCDFSSVFLGGDSAGANIAHNVAIRLCQEFKPLNPLVIKGTILIQPFVGGESRTYSEIYTAQPSHSALTLAASDTYWRLALPVGANRDHPWCNPIITTNMKEVMRVPPSLVVISELDILKDRSLELCGALSRAGKKVELFMCKGVGHAFHILSKSQLAQTRTDELIAQIKTFTAT, translated from the coding sequence CAAATCAGCAAGCAACATAGAATAGAGGAGGAAATTCCGGGGCTGATTAAGGTTTATCGAGATGGTCACGTGGAGAGACCGCAGATTGTCCCGAATGTCTCGTGTTCATTGCCTCCAGAATTTGGTGTGACTTGTACTGATGTGAAAATTGATAAGAGCACGAACATTTGGGCACGTTGTTACGTTCCGAGATGTGATTATAATAAGGTTCCGCTATTAGTGTATTTTCATGGAGGTGGATTTTGCGTGGGCTCGGCTTCTTGGAGTTGTTACCATGAATTCCTGGCAAAATTGTCAAGAAAAGCAAATTGTGTGGTATTCTCAGTGAACTACAGGTTGGCACCGGAAAATCCACTTCCGGCAGCGTACGATGACGGCGTTAAGGCAGTTATGTGGTTAAGGCAAcatgcggcggcggcggccaaagaatataattattgCTGGTCAAACAAATGTGACTTTTCTAGTGTTTTCCTAGGTGGTGACAGTGCGGGAGCCAATATAGCCCACAATGTTGCCATAAGGTTATGTCAAGAATTTAAACCCTTAAACCCTTTGGTCATAAAAGGGACCATTCTCATACAACCATTTGTGGGAGGAGAATCAAGAACTTATTCGGAGATATACACGGCGCAACCGTCGCACTCGGCGCTCACATTGGCCGCCTCCGACACGTATTGGCGGCTAGCACTCCCCGTGGGGGCTAACCGTGACCACCCGTGGTGCAACCCAATTATTACCACAAATATGAAGGAGGTGATGAGGGTTCCACCAAGCCTAGTGGTCATATCGGAGCTAGATATATTGAAAGATAGGAGCTTGGAGTTGTGTGGGGCTTTGAGTAGAGCTGGTAAGAAAGTGGAGTTGTTTATGTGCAAAGGTGTTGGCCATGCATTTCATATTCTTAGCAAGTCACAGCTCGCACAAACAAGAACTGATGAATTGATTGCTCAGATCAAGACCTTCACCGCCACCTAG
- the LOC116002245 gene encoding 30S ribosomal protein 3-1, chloroplastic isoform X2 yields the protein MLPSMSVQANIKGTFACPSSLFSKKPYLQTSTTPFSVKPRAPPATIILEAKTTPIRRDFKISATAALETAVSAPTQSGAGVKKVGKTKLVLKFVWMEKNIGLALDQEIAGHGTVPLSPYFFWPRKDAWEELKTTLESKPWISQKKMIILLNQATDIINLWQQSGVNISP from the exons ATGTTACCATCAATGTCAGTTCAAGCCAACATAAAGGGAACTTTCGCTTGCCCGTCTTCTTTATTTTCCAAGAAACCTTATCTCCAAACCTCCACAACTCCATTCTCTGTAAAGCCCAGAGCTCCTCCTGCAACAATAATTCTTGAAGCCAAAACCACACCCATTAGAAGAGACTTCAAGATTTCAGCTACGGCTGCTTTGGAGACTGCAGTATCAGCTCCCACCCAg AGTGGAGCGGGGGTGAAGAAGGTGGGGAAGACGAAGCTGGTTTTGAAGTTCGTATGGATGGAAAAGAACATAGGGTTAGCACTTGATCAAGAAATAGCAGGGCATGGTACAGTTCCTTTGAGTCCATACTTTTTTTGGCCAAGGAAAGATGCATGGGAAGAGCTGAAGACCACACTAGAGAGCAAGCCTTGGATATCTCAGAAGAAAATGATCATATTGCTCAATCAGGCCACTGATATCATCAATTTGTGGCAGCAAAGTGGTGTCAACATCTCCCCTTAA
- the LOC116002245 gene encoding 30S ribosomal protein 3-1, chloroplastic isoform X1, whose protein sequence is MLPSMSVQANIKGTFACPSSLFSKKPYLQTSTTPFSVKPRAPPATIILEAKTTPIRRDFKISATAALETAVSAPTQKSGAGVKKVGKTKLVLKFVWMEKNIGLALDQEIAGHGTVPLSPYFFWPRKDAWEELKTTLESKPWISQKKMIILLNQATDIINLWQQSGVNISP, encoded by the exons ATGTTACCATCAATGTCAGTTCAAGCCAACATAAAGGGAACTTTCGCTTGCCCGTCTTCTTTATTTTCCAAGAAACCTTATCTCCAAACCTCCACAACTCCATTCTCTGTAAAGCCCAGAGCTCCTCCTGCAACAATAATTCTTGAAGCCAAAACCACACCCATTAGAAGAGACTTCAAGATTTCAGCTACGGCTGCTTTGGAGACTGCAGTATCAGCTCCCACCCAg AAGAGTGGAGCGGGGGTGAAGAAGGTGGGGAAGACGAAGCTGGTTTTGAAGTTCGTATGGATGGAAAAGAACATAGGGTTAGCACTTGATCAAGAAATAGCAGGGCATGGTACAGTTCCTTTGAGTCCATACTTTTTTTGGCCAAGGAAAGATGCATGGGAAGAGCTGAAGACCACACTAGAGAGCAAGCCTTGGATATCTCAGAAGAAAATGATCATATTGCTCAATCAGGCCACTGATATCATCAATTTGTGGCAGCAAAGTGGTGTCAACATCTCCCCTTAA
- the LOC116002244 gene encoding uncharacterized protein LOC116002244, which yields MTTVALLSTTPLTRPPNFFLLRGTQNFLAHIKTTKWPHGSIKLGSLRRRDKLVKFSGLNWKRGKVLVAAKSGGSGDGSILENHDNVQRRRLIQTILWIAEGVYVLWLFLLPYAPGDPVWRISSATVNDLLGLSLNFFFILPLSNIVGIHFLEAPVLHPMSEGLFNFVIGWTFMFAPLLFTDRKRDRYKGSLDVLWGFQMFLTNTFLIPYMAIRLNGGGTDDDPRKITSQLGSVMTRGARIVGLIGVGVCLLSTFWAIFGRGDGNFGGISERWEFLVSYLGSERLAYAFIWDICLYMIFQPWLIGDNLQNIEKDKVGVVNYLRFVPVVGLAAYCLCLNLDDN from the exons ATGACGACGGTGGCTTTGCTATCCACTACGCCTTTGACGCGGccacctaatttttttttactccgAGGAACACAAAACTTCCTTGCTCATATCAAGACTACTAAATGGCCTCATGGTAGCATAAAGTTGGGATCTTTGCGCAGAAGAGACAAGCTTGTCAAATTCAGCGGACTCAACTGGAAACGCGGGAAGGTACTTGTCGCTGCGAAATCCGGCGGCAGTGGCGATGGCTCGATTCTAGAAAACCACGATAATGTTCAGAGGAGAAGATTAATACAGACTATTCTATGGATTGCAGAGGGGGTCTATGTGCTTTGGCTGTTTTTGCTCCCCTATGCACCT GGTGATCCTGTATGGAGAATCAGTTCAGCCACAGTGAATGATCTTCTTGGCCTTTCcctcaatttcttttttattctgcCTCTATCAAACATTG TTGGCATTCATTTCTTAGAGGCACCAGTGCTTCATCCT ATGTCTGAAGGATTATTCAATTTTGTTATCGGGTGGACATTTATGTTCGCGCCTTTGTTGTTCACTGACCGTAAGAGGGACAGGTATAAAGGATCACTGGATGTTCTGTGGGGCTTCCAAATGTTCCTCACAAACA CATTCTTAATACCATACATGGCCATTAGGCTAAATGGTGGTGGCACAGATGATGATCCAAGAAAGATCACCTCTCAATTAGGTTCCGTCATGACTAGGGGTGCACGCATTGTTGGCCTGATTGGTGTTGGTGTCTGTTTGCTGTCAACATTTTGGGCAATCTTTGGCCGCGGGGATGGTAATTTTGGGGGCATATCAGAAAGATGGGAGTTCCTGGTGAGTTACCTAGGATCCGAAAGACTTGCCTACGCCTTCATCTGGGACATTTGTCTATACATGATTTTCCAACCGTGGCTCATAGGAGACAACTTGCAAAACATTGAGAAGGACAAGGTTGGTGTGGTGAACTATCTTAGGTTTGTCCCAGTAGTTGGCTTAGCTGCCTATTGCCTTTGTCTAAACCTCGATGACAATTAA
- the LOC116002243 gene encoding IST1 homolog, which produces MGKRIDALLGRGSLKSAKLKATSNLAISRLAVLKNQRQAKCSIARSDVLQLLNLGQHDRALLRVEHVIKEQNMLDVFVVVEGYCNLLTERINQLEHEKVCPDELREAISSLIFAATRCGEFPELQELRAIFTAKFGKEFTARAVELRNNCGVNPKMIQKLSTRMPSHETRLKVLKEIAKENDIVLQLEEATKEEKGVDSKEDRAAAHHRIPNPPVLDEDGAEIMEVKGKYKDVADAAQAAFESAAYAAAAARAAVELSRSESGGSDHPPYNSPRLHTTKAPHTIQTNEEKDVKGTDDEDNGDVEGGGFDPKIQPAKTEDRSADNLNEDRKPISMRTQPKHRWALTRN; this is translated from the exons ATGGGAAAGAGGATTGACGCCTTGCTTGGAAGAGGAAGCTTGAAGAGCGCGAAGCTGAAAGCCACCTCAAACCTGGCCATCTCCCGCCTTGCCGTTCTGAAGAACCAGCGGCAGGCCAAGTGTTCCATCGCCCGCTCCGATGTGCTTCAGCTGCTCAACCTCGGACAACACGACAGAGCTCTTCTTCGG GTTGAGCATGTGATCAAGGAGCAGAACATGTTGGATGTGTTTGTTGTAGTTGAAGGCTACTGTAATCTGTTGACAGAAAGGATCAACCAGTTAGAACACGAAAA GGTTTGTCCTGATGAGTTGAGGGAAGCCATATCCAGTTTGATTTTTGCAGCTACAAGGTGTGGGGAATTCCCAGAGCTTCAAGAGCTTCGCGCCATTTTCACTGCAAAATTTGGAAAGGAATTCACCGCCCGGGCTGTTGAGCTTAGAAACAACTGTGGAGTCAATccaaag ATGATTCAAAAGCTGTCGACTAGGATGCCTAGCCATGAAACCAGATTGAAGGTCCTCAAAGAAATCGCAAAGGAAAATGACATTGTTTTGCAGCTTGAAGAAGCAACAAAG GAGGAAAAGGGTGTGGACAGCAAGGAAGACCGGGCGGCTGCTCATCATCGTATTCCCAATCCCCCTGTGTTGGATGAAGATGGTGCAGAAATAATGGAAGTGAAGGGAAAGTACAAGGACGTGGCTGATGCCGCCCAGGCAGCATTTGAATCAGCAGCTTATGCGGCCGCAGCTGCCAGAGCTGCCGTGGAGCTTTCTCGCTCAGAATCTGGTGGATCTGATCATCCTCCATATAATAGTCCCAGGTTGCACACAACAAAAGCTCCACACACTATTCAAACTAATGAGGAAAAAGATGTCAAAGGTACTGATGATGAAGATAATGGGGATGTTGAAGGTGGTGGATTCGACCCCAAAATTCAACCTGCAAAGACAGAAGATAGAAGTGCAGACAATTTAAATGAGGATAGGAAGCCTATCTCAATGAGAACTCAACCCAAACATCGCTGGGCGCTGACAAGGAACTGA